Below is a genomic region from Miscanthus floridulus cultivar M001 chromosome 1, ASM1932011v1, whole genome shotgun sequence.
GTGGCGTCGAGCAGAAGCAAGGCGACAGCAGCGACGGTAACCAAAGCACGTTGGGAGCCCTAGGCAAGCAAGCAACACACAAACAGAaaaactaaggccccgtttagttccgaaaatttttggcttttggctactgtagcactttcgtttttatttggcaaaaattgttcaattatggactaattaggcttaaaagattcgtcttacgatttctcggctaactgtgcaattagtttttttttcgtctacatttagtactccatgcatgtgccgcaagatttgacgTGATGGGTACTATGCAAAAAATTTTTAGTTTTTGGcttcaactaaacggggcctaatatGTTATGTACAGAAGAGCAAAGGGGCCGGCCCGCGCCCACCGCTCCCTACCGCCGCTGACGAGGTCCTTCAATGTTCCAGTTATTGTTTCTTACTTTCACTGTAGGAATGTGGCAGTAGGTCCTATAGGAATTTTTGTAACCACTGACTTGTTGCTGAGCTGAGCTATCTGGGAAGCGCGCAGGAAAGCTTTGCATGTTGTTGATGTCTCAGTCTCACAGAGGCATAGATCTGACTTTCAATTATGATTTCATTCAATTGTCTGAAACTGAAATTGAGCTGAGCTATCAGGTAAGGTCAGGAACGGATGAATTGAAGATCTCCAACAGAGGACTGTAGTCTTGACGTAGCTTTTcttctctttccttttttttttctcgatgaATGCGACTGTATGAAGCATTGAAGCTTACTTTACTAACACACATATGTAGAGATAGCCGTAGCCGTTGCCGTTGCAAGAGTGCAAGTGCATTCTTGGGCTCGGCTCAGCGGCAAGGTTGCCGCTTGGCCGGCTAATCAGCGTGTCCGAAGGCAATGACATGTGGCGGGCCAAATCGCATGCCGCCGGCGTACCATGGATTGGATTCTGGCACGACCGCACGCGCAAGGATTACCAGAAATGGCAGTCTGGCACGGCCGGCAGGTAGGCGCAGCTGCGACTGATGTGCATGTTGCATATATTTGTTGGCTCTCAACGCGCGTGCAAGTGCAACGCCCAACGCATGGCTGCAGCGTGCACGCATTGCATGCTCCCATGCATCTGTGCTCGGTGCCCGGCCGTTTCCACTCATCAATCACCGGCCAAAATTGGGTAGCGGCCTGCCGGTTTCGCCGCCGCTGACCCCGGCGAGGCGAGCCCCCGCAGCGGCCccattattatattattataatTAACCGGCCCCGTCTCCTCCGCCCACGCCTTCCTTCCGCGGCCTCCCATCCATATTGGGCGGGCGCCGCGCCGTCGAGGGCCAGCCAGAGAGCTCGCCATGGCGGCCGTCCGGTCCAACAGGCCGCACCAGCACCGCCGCTCCGAGGCGTCGTGCCCGGCGACCTCCGTAGCCGTGGCGGCGGCGAGAGCCGACGACGCCCCGCGCCAGCGTCCGCGGGGGCCCGCGCAGGTCGGGGAGCAGGGCCCGCTGTCGGCGGGGCATCATCACCAGCTGCGGCGGTCAGCGGCGTTCCCGCCGCCCCGCCCGGGTGCAGTGCCAGTGCGCCGCCCTCCGCAGCGCTGCgacagcgacctcaacatccggGAGCACCGCACCTGCAGCGAGGTGGCCGGGGGCACCGCGGCGGGGTGCGCAGCCGTGTGCTGCTGCTTCCCCTGCGTCATGGTGGAGGTCGTGGTGCTCGCCACGGTGCGCGCGCCCGCGGCGCTGTGCCGCAGGGCCGCCCGCGTGAGCAAGGCCGGCCGGCGGCGCTCCGCCTCCGCGGGGCAGGCCACGGAGATCTACGAATTCCTCGTGGACGACGCCGGCGTCGTCGAGGCGGACGCTAGCGCCGCTGTCGAGGCGGTGGCGCTGCCCGTGAAGCCCGCCTTGGAGCTGGAGGAGACCGGGGAGCTGGAGAAGGAGGTGTGGGCGAGGTTCTACGGCACCGGCTTCTGGAGGAGCCCGTCGCAGCTCGACGACGAGGACGACAGGTGATCGGAGCAGGCAGGCCcgggagcgagcgagcgagcgatcgACCAGCTCCTCCGGCGACCGGCGATGCGTAGGCGTGTGCTTATTATTCTGCTTGCGCGTTCTTGGTTGGGTTTCCTTCGTTTTCCGCGGAAAGAAGAGAAGATCGAGGAAAAGGAAAACGTGATTCTGTTCGATACTACGATTACGAACTtcgttttccttcttttttttttgtgtttgGGTTTTTTGGAAGGGAAAATAATTCTCTTCTACGATGCCACTGTATAAAATGTGTACATATATACTTGTACTTAAACAATGTGATTGACGATTGAGAAAAGGAAATGCTTGAAGTGTGGTTGAAAAAGTAGCaggaaaagttttttttttaaaaagtagcAGGAAAACCTGGAGCCTTGGACGTGCACGTGCGCAGCGCACATTTTCTCGATCGGCAAATTTATATTTGACAAAAGTTTTGGTCATCCATCTTGTTCAGGGCCTCTGGGCCTAGATGTCCGGTTCAGCTGCCAGCAGCCTTGTTACAGGCCCTAATTGGGCCCTGGGGCCTCATGTCCGCACTACAAAAAAAATGGGCTTATTTTATAGTACTTCTGCTTTGGTTTCTCCGTGTTCTAATTCCTCTTGACATCGTCCCAGTCGTCACTGAGCCACCCTGTAGTCTGGCTTAGTGTGAGCGCTGCTAGCAATCGTGTTGACGAAAATCTGGTTCCATAGCCAAAGGGGCTCGTACATCCGGATCGTATGAGGATCGCTCGGGGATCAAATCGACTTATCTAGTTTCTTGTGGCAGAACTCTTAAGTTATAGGACACATATGCAtttgtcactgtccgacgacctttgacatctatacatatgtttccatgaacttaaaaagactgtcaggtgtcctcggagaaccccgaatcatccacgatttccgagcaggatcacgttacagagtcattgcagtattacaacatttattcaaatatcaaaaccagagtaaaaacagcggaagtcttacgataacatagtttacaaaccaattgtttcaaaccttataaactaagttcgataattattacaaaccatagtagtagtggagtgacataattaatatatacataacacacaaaataaacatcctgcctaaggatcacacatttacttctcatcgtcagaacgaacaatagtcatgcagcacgatccaaaatagatctgctcatgaggctcacct
It encodes:
- the LOC136470811 gene encoding uncharacterized protein; this encodes MAAVRSNRPHQHRRSEASCPATSVAVAAARADDAPRQRPRGPAQVGEQGPLSAGHHHQLRRSAAFPPPRPGAVPVRRPPQRCDSDLNIREHRTCSEVAGGTAAGCAAVCCCFPCVMVEVVVLATVRAPAALCRRAARVSKAGRRRSASAGQATEIYEFLVDDAGVVEADASAAVEAVALPVKPALELEETGELEKEVWARFYGTGFWRSPSQLDDEDDR